The following coding sequences are from one Crateriforma spongiae window:
- a CDS encoding DUF1501 domain-containing protein, which translates to MQPTPLSRRSLFLGTLGLSSLLSRDLLGSGGLPMLPHHRPKAKRVIFLFQSGGPAQMDLFDHKPALADRRGQDVPRSVYPDDRKTTMSSAQSSFPVAPTHFKFRQHGQCGAWISDLLPHTASMADDLCMIRSMHTEAINHDPAITFQQTGSQIPGRPSIGAWLSYGLGSENEDLPTFVAMSSRGTGRAGQPLYDRLWGSGFLPTKHQGVKFRNQGDPVLDIQDPPGVSRQDRHEMLQRLNQLNELRYQDRGDADILARIGQYELAYRMQTSVPGLLDLSDETAATLESYGPDSTKPGRYAFNCLIARRLAQRGVRFIQLFHQGWDQHNNLPAQIAKQCKDTDQPTAALLRDLKQLGMLDDTLVVWGGEFGRTIYSQGELKPQNYGRDHHPSCFTMWMAGGGVAGGTQYGRTDDYSVNVVENPVSIHDLHATMLHQLGIDHERLVFKHQGRDFRLTDVEGNVIGDLLA; encoded by the coding sequence ATGCAACCAACGCCACTGAGCCGACGCAGCCTGTTCCTGGGAACACTGGGGCTTTCCAGCTTGCTGAGCCGTGATTTGCTGGGATCCGGCGGATTGCCGATGCTTCCGCATCACCGACCGAAGGCGAAACGGGTCATCTTTTTGTTCCAGTCTGGCGGTCCGGCACAAATGGACCTCTTCGATCACAAGCCCGCGCTGGCGGACCGGCGCGGCCAGGACGTGCCCCGCAGCGTCTATCCCGATGATCGCAAGACGACAATGAGCAGCGCTCAAAGTAGTTTTCCGGTCGCCCCCACCCATTTCAAGTTTCGACAACACGGCCAATGCGGGGCTTGGATCAGTGACCTGTTGCCGCATACCGCTTCGATGGCCGACGACCTGTGCATGATCCGCAGCATGCACACCGAGGCGATCAATCATGATCCCGCGATCACATTCCAGCAGACCGGTTCGCAGATTCCCGGCCGGCCTAGTATCGGTGCTTGGCTTAGTTATGGCTTGGGCAGCGAAAACGAAGACCTGCCGACGTTTGTTGCGATGAGCAGCCGTGGGACCGGACGGGCAGGCCAGCCGCTGTACGATCGTCTGTGGGGCAGCGGATTTCTACCGACCAAACACCAGGGCGTGAAGTTTCGCAATCAGGGCGACCCGGTCTTGGACATCCAAGATCCTCCGGGCGTTTCGCGACAGGACCGTCATGAAATGCTGCAGCGGCTGAATCAATTGAACGAGCTTCGTTACCAGGATCGCGGCGATGCCGACATCTTGGCCAGGATCGGTCAGTACGAATTGGCGTATCGGATGCAAACTTCGGTGCCCGGATTGCTGGACCTTTCCGATGAAACCGCTGCGACATTGGAAAGCTATGGTCCAGATTCTACGAAACCCGGTCGCTACGCCTTTAACTGTCTGATCGCTCGTCGGCTGGCGCAGCGAGGCGTCCGTTTCATCCAGCTTTTTCACCAGGGTTGGGATCAACACAACAACTTGCCGGCACAAATCGCCAAACAGTGTAAAGACACCGACCAACCAACCGCAGCGCTGCTGCGTGACTTGAAACAGCTGGGGATGCTGGACGACACTTTGGTGGTTTGGGGCGGCGAATTCGGTCGCACGATCTATTCCCAGGGCGAACTGAAGCCACAGAATTACGGACGTGACCATCACCCCAGTTGCTTCACGATGTGGATGGCCGGCGGCGGTGTCGCGGGCGGAACACAATACGGCCGAACCGACGACTACAGCGTCAACGTGGTGGAAAACCCGGTCAGCATTCACGATTTGCACGCGACCATGCTGCATCAATTGGGGATCGACCACGAACGTTTGGTGTTCAAACACCAAGGTCGTGATTTTCGTCTGACCGATGTTGAGGGCAATGTGATTGGCGACCTGCTGGCGTGA
- a CDS encoding PSD1 and planctomycete cytochrome C domain-containing protein, with amino-acid sequence MTAAFRLSPLVARIALLIAATTHVVAFGAAEQISFSRDIRPILSDHCFACHGPDEQTREAGLRLDQSESAMSVVAPGDADASELWLRVIEHDPDMVMPPPAVKKPLSTEQIETLRQWIEQGAPYDGHWSFRPIANVNPPRVPDDNWSTSPVDQFVLRELRRQGITPSAPADAIALCRRITLDLTGLPPTVEQIERFCNDVPERAVERLTERLMRTPAYGEHMAVAWLEAARYADTDGYQNDRYRYQHVWRDWVIDAFNRHMPYDQFVIEQLAGDMLPAATLRQQIATGFNRNHRINSEDGSIPEEWRTEYVADRVDTFGTVFLGLTVGCARCHDHKYDPISQQDYYQLFAYFNNVAETGVGPNNGNSPPFVPVPESWPLLSDDEDRFVTPEPVKLRRSREAAGNALRRPQPGSPQTVMVMHELDQPRRTFVLARGRYDQPDKNRPVRADVPAAFATMASSDESPPSNRLELASWLFRDDHPLTARVAVNRIWQHFFGRGLVPTPDNFGVQGTPPSHPELLDYLANQLIESGWDIQAIQRLILDSQTYQQSSRLTQRSAKNDPDNQWYSRFPRVRLTAFQIRDAALASSGLLVRNVGGPSVKPYMPPKIWSAMSNNKYQQDNGGDLFRRSLYTYWRRTIPPPTMVGFNAADREVCAVQTQSTNTPLQALTLMNNKTFVEAAKWLARRMMTESDTPIDHGFRLVCGRPPVDAESKVLKEVHDHFLDVYSRDKPAAKQLLDTGEAVGPGVASAPEHAAMTMVASTILNLDEAVTKP; translated from the coding sequence ATGACCGCCGCCTTTCGCCTTTCACCGTTGGTTGCACGCATCGCATTGTTGATCGCCGCGACGACGCACGTTGTGGCGTTCGGCGCGGCTGAACAGATCAGTTTCAGCCGCGATATACGGCCCATTCTGTCGGATCACTGTTTCGCCTGTCATGGTCCCGACGAACAAACACGCGAAGCCGGTCTGAGGTTGGACCAGTCCGAATCGGCCATGTCAGTGGTGGCGCCGGGTGACGCCGATGCCAGCGAGTTGTGGTTGCGGGTGATCGAGCATGACCCCGACATGGTGATGCCGCCGCCGGCCGTCAAGAAACCGCTGTCGACGGAGCAAATCGAAACGCTTCGTCAATGGATCGAACAAGGCGCCCCGTATGACGGGCATTGGTCATTTCGTCCCATTGCCAATGTGAATCCTCCGCGGGTGCCAGATGACAACTGGTCGACATCTCCGGTGGATCAATTTGTCTTGCGCGAACTTCGGCGACAAGGGATCACCCCCTCGGCCCCCGCCGACGCGATCGCGTTGTGCCGGCGCATCACCCTGGACTTGACCGGCCTGCCTCCGACGGTCGAACAGATCGAACGGTTCTGCAACGACGTTCCCGAACGGGCCGTCGAACGTTTGACGGAACGATTGATGCGAACGCCCGCTTATGGCGAACACATGGCCGTGGCTTGGCTGGAAGCCGCACGCTACGCCGACACCGATGGGTACCAAAACGATCGCTACCGGTACCAACACGTTTGGCGTGACTGGGTCATCGACGCGTTTAACCGCCACATGCCCTATGACCAGTTTGTCATCGAACAACTTGCCGGTGACATGTTGCCGGCGGCGACGCTGCGGCAACAGATCGCCACCGGATTCAATCGAAACCACCGAATCAATTCCGAAGACGGATCGATTCCGGAAGAGTGGCGGACCGAGTATGTGGCCGATCGTGTCGACACCTTCGGCACCGTGTTTCTGGGGCTGACGGTCGGCTGTGCACGCTGCCATGACCACAAATACGATCCGATATCCCAGCAAGACTACTACCAACTGTTCGCTTATTTCAACAACGTCGCGGAAACCGGTGTCGGCCCGAACAACGGTAACAGTCCGCCGTTTGTTCCGGTCCCAGAAAGCTGGCCTCTGCTGTCAGACGATGAGGATCGATTCGTCACGCCTGAACCGGTGAAATTGCGACGATCACGTGAAGCGGCGGGCAATGCACTGCGGCGTCCTCAACCTGGTTCGCCACAGACCGTGATGGTGATGCACGAATTGGACCAACCGCGGCGCACGTTCGTACTTGCACGCGGACGCTACGACCAACCGGACAAGAATCGTCCAGTCCGCGCGGATGTCCCGGCGGCGTTTGCGACCATGGCCAGTTCCGATGAATCACCACCATCGAATCGATTGGAATTGGCGAGTTGGCTGTTTCGTGACGATCACCCGCTGACCGCGCGGGTGGCGGTCAATCGAATCTGGCAGCATTTCTTCGGACGCGGTCTGGTCCCGACACCTGACAATTTTGGCGTGCAAGGCACTCCGCCCAGCCATCCAGAACTGTTGGATTACCTGGCCAATCAGCTGATCGAATCGGGCTGGGATATCCAAGCGATCCAACGTTTGATCCTGGATAGCCAGACGTACCAACAATCCAGTCGTCTGACACAGCGGTCAGCGAAAAACGATCCCGACAATCAATGGTACAGCCGGTTTCCGAGGGTTCGCTTGACTGCGTTTCAGATTCGTGACGCCGCTTTGGCAAGCAGCGGTTTGCTGGTCCGGAATGTCGGCGGCCCATCGGTCAAACCTTACATGCCGCCCAAAATTTGGTCGGCCATGTCCAACAACAAATACCAGCAAGACAATGGCGGCGACCTGTTTCGACGCAGCCTGTATACCTATTGGCGACGAACGATTCCGCCACCCACGATGGTCGGTTTCAATGCGGCCGATCGTGAAGTCTGTGCCGTGCAGACCCAGTCGACCAACACACCGCTGCAGGCGTTGACGTTGATGAACAACAAGACGTTCGTTGAAGCCGCGAAATGGCTGGCGCGTCGGATGATGACCGAATCGGATACGCCGATCGACCACGGTTTTCGTCTGGTGTGTGGCCGACCGCCGGTGGATGCCGAAAGCAAAGTCTTGAAAGAAGTCCACGATCATTTCCTGGACGTGTATTCTCGAGACAAACCGGCGGCCAAGCAGTTGTTGGACACCGGCGAAGCCGTCGGCCCCGGTGTCGCGTCGGCACCAGAGCATGCCGCCATGACCATGGTCGCATCAACAATTTTGAACTTGGATGAAGCGGTCACCAAACCATGA
- the trmB gene encoding tRNA (guanine(46)-N(7))-methyltransferase TrmB, which yields MPRSTIRLPGHHVDWGPWFRTTDQLPETLTSESLFGNQRPLEIEIGSGKGLFLASASTRQPDHDFLGIEIADRYARHAAGRIATAHGHADPDRKPVETDLTGQTPPPGNALMVSGNAEPLFEKRIPDESLAAVHVYFPDPWWKKRHRRRRVVNENSVRNFYRTLRPGGRFHFWTDVLDYFEITIEMIAAEVPRFGVPIPEQQAESTHALDYHTHFEKRSRENAIPVYRVRYEKPIDPGE from the coding sequence ATGCCCCGCAGCACCATTCGTCTTCCCGGCCACCACGTCGATTGGGGTCCCTGGTTTCGCACCACCGACCAACTGCCCGAAACGCTGACCAGCGAATCGTTGTTCGGCAATCAGCGGCCGTTGGAAATCGAAATCGGATCTGGAAAAGGACTGTTTTTGGCTTCCGCATCGACACGCCAGCCGGACCATGATTTCTTGGGCATCGAGATTGCCGATCGGTATGCCCGACACGCCGCCGGACGGATCGCCACCGCGCACGGGCACGCCGATCCCGATCGCAAGCCGGTGGAAACCGATTTGACGGGTCAAACACCGCCTCCGGGCAACGCGTTGATGGTCTCGGGGAACGCCGAACCGCTGTTTGAAAAGCGGATCCCCGATGAATCTTTGGCTGCGGTACACGTCTATTTTCCGGATCCCTGGTGGAAGAAGCGTCACCGTCGTCGCCGCGTGGTCAACGAAAACAGCGTGCGAAATTTTTATCGCACCCTTCGTCCCGGTGGTCGCTTTCATTTCTGGACCGATGTCTTGGACTATTTCGAAATCACCATTGAAATGATCGCCGCGGAAGTCCCCCGATTCGGCGTCCCGATCCCTGAACAACAAGCGGAATCGACGCACGCGCTGGACTATCACACCCACTTTGAAAAACGCAGCCGCGAAAACGCCATTCCCGTTTATCGCGTGCGGTACGAAAAGCCAATCGATCCAGGCGAATGA
- the hemE gene encoding uroporphyrinogen decarboxylase: protein MKQADFAGLRVAALESRRADDMQRLIERQGGQAFVSPSMREVPIEPNREAIDFAYRVITGEINVVILMTGVGFRYLLRAIERHVDRQRFLDALSDVTTICRGPKPVAAMREVGIQPTHRVGEPNTWRELLQLIDQQVPVANSTVGLQEYGVTNSSLVAGLEARGATVANVKVYGWEFPVDTGPLEQNVRAIAEGQRDVLLLTSAHQVVNMLRMAQQMNLVRSLRDGLSRTVVASIGPTTSQMLEECELSVDLEPSHPKMGHLVMESSAAATRLVKQKRSSPDSQRITMVDTPDVPHPGQDHPSINSLFMRACRCEPTERTPIWMMRQAGRYMSEYREVRAKQSFLELCKNPKLCSEVMCTAVERLGVDAAIIFSDLLPILEPLGFDLEFVKGDGPVIHNPVRSTEDVLRVRPLDDPDRLEFVYETVRQTRADMNDDIPVIGFSGSPFTLASYAIEGGGSRQYTHTKRMMFADLDAWNRLMEILSDAIVVYLNRQIDAGAQCVQLFDSWVGCLSPSHYRQFVLPWMQRILSGITPGVPVINFGTGNPELLPLMRLDRRTVVGIDWRIDLPEGWRRAGHDGAVQGNLEPAVLLTDPDTIHQAADELLQSVDQRPGHIFNLGHGILKETPVDNAIALVQAVKELSVRSGER, encoded by the coding sequence ATGAAACAAGCCGACTTTGCCGGATTGCGTGTGGCGGCGCTGGAAAGCCGACGCGCCGACGATATGCAGCGGCTGATCGAACGACAGGGCGGCCAAGCTTTTGTCAGTCCATCGATGCGCGAGGTTCCGATCGAACCGAACCGCGAGGCGATCGATTTTGCCTATCGCGTGATCACCGGCGAAATCAACGTGGTGATTTTGATGACCGGCGTCGGGTTTCGATACCTGTTGCGGGCGATCGAGCGACACGTCGACCGTCAACGGTTCTTGGACGCCTTGTCCGACGTCACCACCATCTGTCGCGGCCCCAAGCCCGTTGCCGCCATGCGCGAAGTCGGAATCCAGCCGACCCATCGTGTCGGTGAACCCAACACGTGGCGCGAACTGTTACAGCTGATCGACCAACAGGTGCCGGTCGCCAACAGCACCGTCGGTTTACAAGAGTACGGAGTGACCAATTCGTCGCTGGTGGCGGGCTTGGAAGCACGCGGGGCGACGGTCGCCAACGTCAAGGTTTATGGATGGGAGTTCCCGGTGGACACCGGACCGCTGGAACAGAACGTTCGTGCGATCGCCGAAGGCCAGCGTGACGTGTTGTTGCTGACCAGCGCGCACCAAGTCGTCAACATGTTGCGAATGGCCCAACAGATGAACTTGGTACGTTCGCTGCGCGATGGGCTTTCACGTACCGTCGTCGCGTCCATCGGTCCGACGACGAGTCAGATGTTGGAGGAATGCGAACTATCGGTCGACTTGGAACCGTCGCATCCCAAAATGGGGCATCTGGTGATGGAATCCAGCGCCGCGGCGACTCGACTGGTGAAACAAAAACGAAGTTCCCCGGACAGCCAACGCATCACCATGGTCGACACCCCCGACGTGCCCCACCCCGGCCAAGATCATCCGTCCATCAACAGCTTGTTCATGCGGGCTTGTCGTTGTGAACCGACCGAACGCACGCCGATCTGGATGATGCGACAAGCCGGGCGATACATGAGCGAGTATCGCGAGGTGCGGGCCAAGCAATCCTTCTTGGAACTGTGCAAGAATCCCAAGCTGTGCAGCGAAGTGATGTGCACGGCGGTGGAACGATTGGGCGTCGATGCGGCGATCATCTTTTCCGATTTGCTGCCGATTTTGGAACCGCTGGGTTTCGATCTGGAGTTCGTCAAAGGCGACGGCCCGGTGATTCATAATCCGGTCCGCAGCACCGAAGATGTTCTGCGGGTCCGACCATTGGATGATCCCGATCGTTTGGAGTTCGTCTACGAAACGGTCCGTCAGACTCGTGCCGACATGAACGACGATATCCCCGTGATCGGGTTTTCCGGGTCGCCGTTCACCCTGGCCAGCTATGCGATCGAAGGCGGCGGAAGCCGGCAATACACGCACACCAAACGGATGATGTTTGCCGATCTGGACGCTTGGAACCGGCTGATGGAAATCCTGTCCGATGCCATCGTCGTTTACCTGAATCGACAAATCGATGCGGGGGCACAGTGCGTGCAATTGTTCGATAGTTGGGTCGGCTGCCTTTCGCCGTCGCACTATCGCCAGTTTGTTTTGCCGTGGATGCAGCGCATCTTAAGCGGCATCACACCCGGCGTACCGGTCATCAATTTCGGTACCGGCAATCCCGAATTGTTGCCCCTGATGCGATTGGATCGTCGCACCGTGGTCGGTATCGATTGGCGGATCGATTTACCCGAAGGCTGGCGTCGTGCCGGCCATGACGGCGCCGTGCAAGGCAACTTGGAACCCGCCGTTTTGTTGACCGATCCCGACACCATTCACCAAGCCGCCGATGAACTTTTGCAGTCGGTCGACCAACGACCAGGGCACATTTTCAATCTGGGGCACGGCATTCTGAAGGAAACGCCGGTCGACAATGCGATCGCCTTGGTCCAGGCGGTGAAAGAGTTAAGCGTCAGGTCGGGTGAGCGGTGA
- a CDS encoding sulfatase-like hydrolase/transferase, with amino-acid sequence MMRRLAWVVLCVAMSGSLRGDRPNFVILIADDLGYGETGMMGRDDVPTPAIDALAADGVRCTSAYVTSSYCAPSRAGFMTGRYQSRFGADDNPTGKRNLSADAGIPESETTFVKRLDDAGYRTALVGKWHCGTAPQRIPTRRGFDQFFGFLHEGHYYVPGPPYNDVLTMIRDKSLQQGTRTRTGDLIRGNYAPINEPPYDADNPLLISDESGKLNPVDVDVYLTDAITQQATKFIAQPSQDPFCLVVAYNAVHSPMQALLEDLSHLSRIEDVQRRIFAGMLIALDRSVGQIRQSLRDAGVDEQTMIVFLSDNGGPTKELTSSNGPLRDGKGSVYEGGLRVPMVWTYPGTFPAGRVEPRTVISLDVAATALDLAGLEVPADMDGRSLAQWFNDPLAKTPHHELFWRMPRGKAAFRKGDWKIVRPKAGEPFELYHLRADVAESKNLASQYPDVMKDLVNGWLATDSMMPE; translated from the coding sequence ATGATGCGACGATTGGCTTGGGTGGTGTTGTGTGTGGCAATGTCGGGTTCGTTGCGGGGCGATCGACCCAACTTTGTGATCTTGATCGCCGACGATCTGGGTTACGGCGAAACGGGGATGATGGGCCGCGACGACGTCCCCACGCCGGCGATCGATGCCTTGGCCGCCGACGGCGTTCGCTGCACTTCGGCTTATGTGACGTCGTCGTATTGCGCTCCGTCGCGTGCCGGATTCATGACCGGACGATACCAATCGCGTTTCGGTGCGGACGATAACCCGACCGGCAAACGCAACTTGTCGGCCGACGCGGGCATTCCCGAATCCGAAACGACGTTTGTCAAACGTTTGGATGATGCCGGCTATCGCACGGCGTTGGTGGGCAAGTGGCACTGCGGGACCGCACCTCAGCGGATTCCGACGCGACGTGGGTTCGACCAATTCTTTGGCTTCTTGCACGAAGGACACTATTACGTTCCCGGTCCACCGTACAACGATGTCCTGACGATGATTCGTGACAAGTCGTTGCAACAGGGAACCCGCACACGTACTGGCGATTTGATTCGCGGCAATTATGCACCGATCAACGAACCGCCCTATGACGCGGATAACCCGCTGTTGATCAGTGATGAAAGCGGAAAGCTGAATCCCGTCGATGTGGACGTCTATCTGACTGATGCGATCACGCAACAGGCGACCAAGTTCATCGCCCAGCCGTCGCAGGACCCGTTCTGTTTGGTCGTCGCCTACAACGCGGTCCACAGTCCCATGCAGGCGTTGCTGGAAGATCTGAGTCATCTCAGTCGGATCGAGGACGTCCAGCGCCGCATCTTTGCAGGCATGTTGATCGCCTTGGATCGCAGCGTCGGTCAAATCCGTCAATCCTTGCGTGACGCCGGCGTGGACGAACAGACCATGATCGTTTTTTTAAGTGACAACGGTGGACCGACGAAGGAACTGACCAGCAGCAACGGCCCGCTTCGCGACGGCAAAGGTTCCGTCTATGAAGGCGGATTAAGGGTACCAATGGTGTGGACGTATCCCGGGACGTTTCCGGCCGGGCGCGTCGAACCGAGAACCGTAATCAGCTTGGATGTCGCGGCAACGGCGTTGGACTTGGCCGGATTGGAAGTGCCCGCGGACATGGATGGACGCAGTCTGGCCCAGTGGTTCAACGATCCGCTAGCCAAAACACCTCACCACGAATTGTTTTGGCGGATGCCACGTGGGAAAGCCGCCTTTCGCAAAGGTGATTGGAAAATCGTTCGTCCCAAAGCCGGTGAACCTTTCGAGCTGTACCACTTGCGGGCCGATGTGGCAGAATCCAAAAACTTGGCCAGTCAGTATCCCGACGTGATGAAAGACTTGGTCAACGGCTGGCTGGCCACCGATTCGATGATGCCCGAATAG
- the cydB gene encoding cytochrome d ubiquinol oxidase subunit II: MIAMTSWFTAESLPFVWFTLIGCLLTGYLILDGFDLGVGVLHLIVPKDETERRLSVNSIGPLWDGNEVWLVTFGGALFAMFPYAYATAFPAFYTAFILLLFALIFRAVSMEFRGKMHSKLGRRMWDVGFGIGSLLAAFLFGVAGGNVVSGLELNERGDYTGSLMDQLSPYPLTCGLLIVLLFTLHGAIFLYMKLTGDYQQRIANAAKVSWVLFAIVYGIVTIWTLASVPRATENFADVPALWLIPAFNVAMVGLTGWMVWRRFAFAAFLCNAGSIASMVILLAAALFPNLINATDPAMDLRIVDAASSTRTLTIGLIVVGIGLPFVLIYTTIIYWTFRGKTRLESHSY, encoded by the coding sequence ATGATTGCGATGACGTCATGGTTTACAGCCGAAAGCCTGCCATTTGTCTGGTTCACTCTGATCGGATGTTTGCTGACAGGCTATTTGATTTTGGATGGTTTTGACCTGGGGGTCGGTGTTCTGCACCTGATTGTTCCCAAAGATGAGACCGAGCGTCGGTTGTCGGTCAATTCCATCGGCCCCTTGTGGGATGGCAACGAGGTTTGGTTGGTCACCTTTGGCGGTGCCCTGTTTGCCATGTTTCCCTACGCCTATGCGACGGCGTTCCCCGCGTTTTACACGGCTTTCATTCTGTTGCTGTTCGCCCTAATCTTCCGTGCCGTCAGCATGGAATTTCGCGGCAAGATGCATAGCAAATTGGGCCGTCGCATGTGGGACGTCGGATTCGGCATCGGCAGTTTGTTGGCCGCATTTTTGTTCGGTGTCGCCGGCGGCAACGTCGTCAGCGGGTTGGAACTGAACGAGCGAGGTGATTACACCGGGTCGCTGATGGACCAATTGTCACCGTATCCATTGACCTGCGGTTTGTTGATTGTGTTGTTGTTCACTTTGCATGGTGCCATCTTTCTGTACATGAAGCTGACCGGCGACTATCAACAGCGAATTGCGAATGCGGCGAAAGTCAGTTGGGTGCTGTTTGCGATCGTCTATGGCATTGTGACGATTTGGACGTTGGCCTCGGTCCCGCGCGCGACCGAGAACTTTGCCGATGTGCCCGCCTTGTGGCTGATCCCTGCGTTCAACGTCGCCATGGTCGGCTTGACCGGTTGGATGGTGTGGCGACGTTTTGCGTTTGCGGCTTTCCTGTGCAACGCCGGTTCGATCGCATCGATGGTGATTCTGTTGGCCGCGGCGTTGTTTCCGAACCTGATCAACGCGACCGACCCCGCCATGGATTTGCGGATCGTCGATGCCGCCAGTAGCACACGGACGTTGACGATCGGCCTGATCGTCGTGGGGATCGGGCTGCCGTTTGTCTTGATTTACACGACGATCATTTACTGGACGTTCCGCGGCAAAACCCGGCTGGAATCACACAGCTACTAA
- a CDS encoding cytochrome ubiquinol oxidase subunit I: MELFAALDTVLLSRLQFALTIMFHYLFPPLTIGLGVVLVYLGLRYVMTGDRLFRDAQKFWTKIYALNFAMGVSTGIVMEFEFGTNWSVYSEFVGDVFGSALAAEGIFAFFLESGFLAVLVFGWDRVGPKMHLFSTMMVSLGSIFSAVWIVAANSWQQTPAGHHIVPVYRRGEPWVVDGELMMRAEITDFWAMVFNPTTVIRLTHTLTGAFIVGGSLVASVGAWYLLKNRHIEFARRSLNGGLIVMTIGAFTAAATGHLQAKITYAYQPAKMAAYEGHFETGPGHLTVFGIPDVKNETVRYDLSIPRAYSFLLKEDLNAEIVGLDRFAPEDRPPIWIPFVTYRVMVGIGTYLIVLSIVAVVFRLRNKLYTHRPLLFLFVITVFLSLIANHGGWVACEVGRQPWIVHPPLQWTGGEPGVGDVVVDETGVVQYDETQGLRTTDAVSKAISGEQVLGSLIGFGLIYGLLFIVWITVLHQKIQKGPDISEDADTSSASVEDLLDISSSRVSHSKHMIEPNGGSGA, translated from the coding sequence ATGGAATTGTTTGCCGCCTTGGACACCGTCTTGTTATCGCGATTGCAATTCGCGCTGACGATCATGTTCCATTACCTGTTCCCGCCGCTGACGATCGGCTTGGGGGTGGTGCTGGTTTATCTGGGACTTCGCTATGTGATGACCGGCGATCGTTTGTTCCGTGATGCACAAAAGTTCTGGACCAAGATCTATGCGTTGAACTTCGCGATGGGCGTTTCGACGGGCATCGTGATGGAGTTCGAATTTGGGACCAATTGGTCGGTGTACAGTGAATTTGTCGGCGACGTCTTCGGCAGCGCGCTGGCCGCCGAGGGCATCTTTGCGTTTTTTCTGGAAAGCGGATTCCTGGCCGTCTTGGTGTTCGGTTGGGACCGAGTCGGTCCCAAGATGCACCTGTTCAGCACGATGATGGTATCGCTTGGCAGCATCTTTAGCGCCGTCTGGATTGTCGCAGCAAACAGTTGGCAACAAACGCCCGCCGGTCACCATATCGTCCCGGTTTACCGTCGCGGTGAACCCTGGGTCGTCGACGGCGAATTGATGATGCGTGCGGAAATCACCGACTTTTGGGCGATGGTTTTCAACCCGACGACCGTCATCCGTCTGACACACACGTTGACCGGTGCCTTTATCGTCGGCGGATCGCTGGTTGCCAGCGTCGGTGCCTGGTACCTGTTGAAGAACCGACACATTGAATTTGCACGCCGCAGCCTGAATGGCGGTCTGATTGTCATGACGATTGGTGCGTTCACCGCCGCGGCGACCGGTCACTTGCAGGCCAAAATCACCTATGCGTATCAACCGGCCAAGATGGCGGCTTATGAAGGCCACTTTGAAACCGGCCCCGGACACTTGACGGTGTTCGGTATCCCCGATGTAAAGAACGAGACGGTCCGCTATGACCTTTCGATCCCACGCGCGTATAGCTTTTTGTTGAAAGAAGACTTGAATGCCGAAATCGTCGGGCTTGATCGTTTCGCTCCCGAGGACCGGCCGCCGATTTGGATTCCGTTTGTCACATACCGGGTGATGGTGGGGATCGGCACCTATTTAATCGTGCTGTCCATCGTCGCAGTGGTCTTTCGGTTGCGTAACAAACTGTACACCCACCGTCCGTTGTTGTTTCTGTTCGTCATTACGGTGTTTCTGTCGCTGATCGCCAACCACGGCGGCTGGGTCGCGTGTGAAGTCGGACGACAACCTTGGATCGTTCATCCGCCGCTGCAATGGACCGGCGGCGAACCCGGGGTCGGCGATGTGGTCGTCGATGAAACGGGCGTGGTCCAATATGACGAGACGCAAGGCTTGCGAACGACCGACGCGGTCAGCAAAGCGATCAGCGGCGAACAGGTGCTGGGCAGTCTGATCGGATTCGGTCTGATCTATGGTTTGCTGTTTATCGTCTGGATCACCGTGTTGCACCAGAAGATTCAAAAGGGCCCGGACATCAGCGAAGATGCCGACACGTCATCGGCCAGCGTCGAAGACCTATTAGATATCAGCTCGTCACGCGTTTCTCATTCGAAACACATGATCGAACCAAACGGAGGATCCGGCGCATGA